In the genome of Dyadobacter fermentans DSM 18053, the window CAAAGCCGGGTCGTATGGCATCCAGGAATGGATCGGGATGGTAGGCATCGGAAAAATCGAAGGGTCGTTTTACACGATCATGGGCTTGCCCGTCCATGTCGTTTACCAATTATTGAAACCGCATTTCCGATAGCATCGCTATGCCTGCCGACAAGCCAGCTAATGTCCCGAAAATCTGTTATGAGATATTTGTCCGCTCTTTCTGCGATTCGAACGGCGACGGCATTGGCGATCTGAACGGCATCATTTCCAAACTCGATTACCTGGCCGATCTGGGCATCGAGGCGATATGGCTCACGCCGATCCACCCTTCGCCGACCTATCACAAATACGACGTCGTCGATTACTACGCCATCGAGCCCGAATACGGCACGATGGACGATTTCAAGCGCCTCCTTGCCGGTGCCCACGCGCGCGGGATTGCCATTTACCTCGACCTGATTATCAACCACACCAGCACGCTGCATCCGTGGTTCAGGGAAGCGCGGAAAAGCAAGGATAGCCCCTACCGGCAGTTTTACTGGTGGATGACCCAGGACCAGATCGATCACCTGGGCATTTCCGAGCGCGAAACTTCCGACGACTCGCAAGTGGTGTATCCGTGGCACGACAACCCGGACGACGACGAAAAGTACTACGGCCTTTTCTACAAAGGAATGCCCGACCTCAATTATCATTCGGAACCTTTACGGGAAGAAATAGCCAAAATCGTGCACTTCTGGCTGGCCGACATCGGCGTGGACGGCTTCCGCCTCGACGCCGCACGGCACATTTATCCCGAATGGGACAGCGAGCAAAGCATCACTTTCTGGGATTTTTTTTCAAAAGTCGTCGCCAGGTCCAACCCAAATGCATTCACTGTGGGCGAAGTTTGGGCTGATACAGAAGAAGTTGCCCCCTATTTCCGAAATCTGAACGCCACATTTCATTTCGACCTCAGCTTCGCGTTGCAGCGCATGCTCACCGCCGGCCGCGACGAACAGCTGGTGGATAAACTGCTGGCCAGCTTCCAGCTTTTCCAGAAATACAATCCGCTGTTTGTGAATGCAATCATGCTCACCAACCACGATCAGGAGCGGATCGGGAGCGTTGTGGGCGGGGATATGGATAAAATCAAACTGGCGGCTTCCATTCTGCTCACACTTCCCGGCCAGCCTTATCTCTATTATGGTGAAGAAATCGGCATGCTAGGGTCGAAGCCTGATCCCTACATTCGCGAACCGTTTCTCTGGACGGCCGAGCCGGACGACCCGCAGCGTGCTTCCTGGATCACCCCGGAATTTACCACGCTGAAAACAGTGGCGCCCCTTTCGGAGCAGATCGGCGACGAAGCGTCTGTTTATCAACATTACCGAACCCTCATACATCTCCGCAGGACCGAACCTGCATTGAGCCAGATCCTCGCCCCGAACCTGCAACCCGTTCGCCTTAGCGACGACCGGCTGCTCGCCTACTTCCGCCCGCACGTGGACCGGTCGCTGGTGGTGATCCATAATCTTTCCGACGAGGCAACGGAATTCACCATGCCGGAGGATAAATCACTTTACAGCGAAGTACTTTTCTCGACCGACCCGCTGCATGCCACCACGCTCGCCGCGAGCCGTTTATCGCCCCACGCTACGGTCATCCTCGCGCCCGCCCGCACTCGTGCCATGCGCAAAAACCAGTAGAGAACCGCCGTTTCCGTGCTTTGTTGCGTATTCCAAATTGGTACTGCTAATGCACTCCCTATGAAATCCGGTATTATCTCAGTTTGTCTGATCGTTGTTCTGACCTGTACTGCTATGGCGCAAAAGTCCTACCCTACCATGGGCAAGATTGTTTATGAAGATCCGTCGTTCGAAAAGCTTTTGTCCAAAGATGCAAAGATAGAAGTGCTGGCGTCGGGTTTCGAATGGTCGGAAGGGCCGGTGTGGGTGAAAGACGGAGGTTACCTGCTGTTTTCGGATGTACCGAAGAATAAGGTTTACAAATGGGATGAAAAAGAAGGGCTTTCGGTGTTCCTGGAACCGTCGGGCTATACAGGTCGCGGCGTTTACAGCGATGAGCCGGGCAGCAACGGCCTCATCATCGACAACAAAGGCCGCCTCGTTTCCTGCGAGCATGGTGACCGGCGCATTTCGGCCATGCCGTTGCAGGTAGGCGGTAAAATTACCCTGGCCGACCACTTCGAGGGAAAGCGTTTCAACAGCCCGAATGACGTGGTGCAGCACAGCAATGGCGACTATTATTTTACTGATCCGCCTTATGGTCTTGCCAAAAAACACGAAGATCCGACGCGTGAAATCTCTCAGTTTGGTGTTTACCGCATTCATAAGGACGGCAAAGTGACTATGCAGGTAAGCGACCTGAGCCGCCCGAACGGCCTTGCATTCTCACCGGACGGCAAGACATTGTATGTAGCGCAATCCGATCCTGAAAAGTCAATCTGGATGGCCTACCCGATGGATGCGAATGGCAATGCTGGCAAGGGAAAATTGATTTACGATGCTACGCCGATGGGCAAAAAAGGCATTCCCGGCCTGCCGGACGGCCTCAAAATCGACAAGGATGGCAATTTATGGTCATCAGGGCCGGGCGGAATGCTCATCATCAGCCCCGCAGGCAAGTTGCTGGGCCGCATTGAAATGGGCGAACTGACTTCCAATTGCGCCTGGGGAAATGACGGCTCCACGCTGTACATGACCGTGGACGGTTACGTGTGCAGGATCAAAACCAACACGAAAGGCGTGGGTTGGTGATCAGTTTTTCTGACGGTATTCGCGCAAGGTATTGTCCACGTCCCGCTTCACATTAGCCCAGTCGGATTTGCCGTTGCGGTAAATGTTGGTGTAGGCTTTGTAGAGCATCAGCCGGTCGTCGCTAATCTTGTCGAGCTCCATTGCCATCACCTGCCGCGAGGATGATTTCGCATTTTTATACTCATTCAACAGGTTATTATAGCGGTTTTCGAGGTTATCCAGCTCGTACAATACCACTTCTCCCAGCTTGTCCATTTCGGCATACTGGCTCAGAAGACGGTGATTATAATCCGCATTACCGCTTGCCGGCAAGCCCTGAGATCCCGTCTGGCTGCTGCCATCCACCACACGGTCGTAATCCTTTCGGTAAGTGCCTGTCTCGGAATCCCGGTCATTGGTCGGTGTGCGCGACGAGCGGTCTGTCGAAGATGTGCCGTGAATCCTGTCGTGCCGGCGCTGCAATGTCTCCGAGCAGGAGAAGATCAGGGCGGCCAATATCAAAAATGAACCGAGTATATAGAGCTTTTTCACCTGTAATCCCATTAAAAGTTATGTCTCAGACCCATGCTGAGATTGGGATTAAAGTAAAATAATTTGGGAATAAATTCAAGATAACCACCGCCTTCCACGAAAAAAGAAGTCGGTTTTTGTGCGAAGAAAAATTCCAGACCCCCGGTTGCCGAAGGACCGGTGGAAATGTTGGTTGTGTAAACGGAGCGGACATTCCGGTCGGGATAATAGCGCCGCGAGTTGATCTGCACACCCGGGCCGATATAGGCGATCATCCGGTCGTTGAACATTGGCACGTACCACAGATAAGTGGCGTTGAACATCACGCCCAGCCCGCCCAGGTCGTCGTTGCTCACCTTGTAATTGTCCTTGCCCTTAAACATGCCGAGGTAAGTACCAAAACTCACATCGAGCGCATTTCTGTCACCATATTTCCTCAAACTGACGGCAATAGGCTCACCCGCCTCGAAACCGACGGCCCATTTCTGGGTCTGCCCGTACGAAACAAACCCGGTAAGCAACACCACGAGCAATAGACACAACTTCTTCATAATGATACCGATTAGCGATAAACGAACCGGTCTCCCCATCAGCCGGCGAGAAGCGGTTCCGGCCTGAACATTGCAAAAACGGTACCATTACGGGATTGTGCGGCGGAAAACCCATTTACTCAAAATCGGAAATGTGGTTTTGTTTCCAGACCATTTTCTTTCTAATATTGGGGCCTCAATCAGGTTCGCCGTCCAATCTAACTAACACACCAGTGACCCAAATCAAGCAGAACAAGATCTTCAATCCCAAAGATATCATTGCCTATTTTCTTGTTGCGGGTACCGGTGCTTTGATCCAGTTAGTTTCCAGCAGTCTCATTCAGGACTGGTTCAATATCTCGTGGAGCGACTCCATTGTGCCTTCCTACATCATCGGTTTTTTCTGGGGCTTCACACTCACAAAGCTCTTCGCATTCGACGCCCGCCGCAGCAATCAAACGCGCCGCGAAATGGTGAAATTCCTCATGGTTTCGATGGTATCGCTTTTCATTACCTGGGCATTCACCATCGGTTCGTCCAAGTTCCTGGTCGATTACCTCGGCATGGAGGTTTACAAAGTGAAGTTCTCCTTCGCCAAAAAGGAAGTGAATGTAACCGAAATGGTCTGTTACGTGATCGGAATGGGTTTCAGTTTTGTGAGTAATTATATTTTGCACAAAACCTTCACTTTTAAGAGCACCGGTTTCTACAATCGCCTGAAAGTCCTGATCCGCTAGTCGTTACAGCCTCTCCACGATCATCGCCGACGCTCCTCCCCCGCCGTTACAAATGGCGGCCAAACCGTATCGCCCGTTTTTCTGCTCCAAAACAGACAGTAATGTGGTAACAATGCGTGCCCCGGAAGCGCCCAGCGGATGCCCGAGCGACACCGCGCCGCCAAACACATTCACTTTCTCCACATCCAGGTCCAATGCCTGCATATAGGCCAGCGCAACCACCGCAAAGGCCTCATTCACCTCGAAATAGTCGATATCGGAGATTTTTAAACCTGCTTTTTTCAACACTTTTTCCGTAGCCAGCACCGGGGTGGTGGTAAACCATGCCGGCTCTTGCTCAGCGTCGGCAAAAGCCACAATGCGTGCGATCGGTTTCAGGTTCTGCGCATTCACCGCGCGGCTACCCGCTAGCACCAGTGCCGCCCCGCCGTCGTTGATAGTCGACGCATTGGCGGCCGTAACCGTCCCGTCTTTGGAAAAAACAGGTTTTAATGCAGGTATTTTATCAAATTTAACTCGCTTGTATTCTTCGTCCTCGGCTACAACGGTTACGTCTCCTTTGGCAGAAACCACTTCCACGGGCACAATTTCACCCGCTAACGAACCATTGGCCGTCGCTTCCGCGGAACGCTGGTAGGAACGGATGGCAAATTCATCCTGGGCTTCACGGGAAATGTTGTACTTCAATGCAGTTTTATCGCCGCAAACGCCCATGCCGATCTGGTCGTACACATCGGTCAGCCCGTCTTTCAAAAGTCCGTCGATTATCTCACCATGACCGTAACCATAGCCATTACGGCCTTTGGGTAAATAATACGGTATTTGCGACATATTTTCCATTCCGCCGGCCACTACCACGTCCGCATCGCCCAGCTGAATGGCTTGCGCGCCGAAAGCCGCGGCCTTCATTCCCGAAGCACAAACTTTGTTTACCGTCGTACAAATGACCGAAACCGGCAGCCCCGCATAAATGGCAGCCTGCCGCGCCGGCGCCTGCCCCAGATTAGCAGAAACGACATTGCCCATCAGCACCTCGTCCACCGAATCCGGTTCGACACCCGATTTCGAAAGTGCGCCCTGAATAGCCGTAGCGCCGAGTTTCGCAGCATGAATAGAGGAAAGAACACCTCCAAAACTACCAATGGGAGTGCGGGAAGCAGAAAGAATGAAGACGTCAGTTTGCATGATGAATGAGTGAATTTCGAGTAGGCTCACCGGAACTCCAACGGCCGGCACTGGCAAGATACAAATAACCGCTTAATATGAATAAAATGCCGTCAGGCGTGTAATATTTGTGGCAAAGAAGCATCCATCCAACGTTCAGGAAATGCCCTTGGGCATGTAACGACAAATGCACGCGTATCCGCGTAAATGCCGTCAGGCATGTAAAATTGGAAGCAAAAAGCCCCTTATCCAAAGCGCCACAAATGCCGTCAGGCATGCAAAATTGGTAGCAAAAAGTCCCTTATTCAAAGCGCCACAAATGCCGTCAGGCATGTTACAACAATGCACCTGCGCTATCCGTGTTGTTACATCCCTGACGGGATTTGTGGACTATCGGGTAACCATTTTTCTACCAATATTACATCGCTACGCGATTTCTGCGTCTGATCTATTCACTCATTCACTCATTCACTCATTCACCGTTCCACGGCGGCTCATTCACTCATTCACCGTTCCACGGCGGCTCATTCACTCATTCCTCCCACCTCACAACTCCTCCGAGCTCTCCGGGAGGTGGTCGTATTCACCCTTCCAGGCGTAGTAGCCGAAAATGACGAGGCCTGTGCAGATGGGGATGAATATGAGGATGATAATCGCCCATTGCAAGGTTGTGTTGGTGCGGGCGATGCCTTCTGCTGCTTCACCGATCTTGTCGGCTGCCTGCATGAAGAGGAAAACAATGATAACCGGACCAAGCGCGATCCAGAGCAAGCCTAGTATTTTCTTTAAACCACTCATTTTGTATTGGTTATTAAATGTCAAATGCTTTTTTCGAACTCAATCCATTACATTCTCATCCCGCCGGTTGTCGATATACACCGCACCGATGACGAACGACAATGCCGCGATGCCGATGGGATACCAAAGCCCGGAAAGCGGTGTCGAGCCCTGGAAAGAGGCGATGAGCGTGGCGATAAACGGCACCAGTCCGCCGAAAACGCCATTACCGATGTGGTAAGGCAGCGACATGGAGGTATAGCGGATCTGGGTTGGGAAAAGTTCTACGAGAAATGCGGCAATGGGGCCGTAAACCATCGTTACGAGCACCACCTGAAAGAACACCAGGAGGATCACCATGATGTACGACTCCCGCGAAAGCGTCACGTCCTTGATTACCGTTTGCACAGCGGGAACCTCCGCCAGCACATCTTCGGTGATCACTTCTACCTTCGATTCCTTGAATGTCATTCCATTGGTGAGGGTCTTGGTAACGGTGGTTGTGATGAGCGAGTCGGCCTTGTCGGGAACGAGTCCGCGCTCGATCACCGGCTCTGATTCGCTCAGGAGCATGGTTTTCTGCATTTCGGTCACGTTGGTGGCGTCGAGAAAATATTGGTAAATCGGCCGGTAGCAAAGCACGCCGAGCAGCATACCCGTGAGCATGATCCATTTGCGGCCCACCTTGTCGCTCCACGAACCAAAAACGACAAAAAACGGTGTGGCAAAAACGATCGCCCAAAGCAGAATGTAACGCGACTCGTTAAAATCGAGCTTACAGGTATTTTCAAGAAACGATTGCGCATAGAATTGTCCCGTATACCAGACTACCCCCTGCCCCATCGTTGCGCCAAACAGTGCGACAAGCACCATTTTGAAATTGGCCCTTTTCTGAAAACTTTCTTTCAAAGGATTAGCGGAGACTTTTCCTTCGGCTTTCAGTTTCGAAAAAACCGGCGATTCATGCATTTTCATGCGAATGTAAATCGACACCACCACGAGCAGGATCGAAACCAGAAACGGAATGCGCCAGCCCCAGTCGGCGAACTTTTCGGCGCCCATGATATTTTTTGTCAACACGATCACCCCCAGCGACAGGAACAGCCCCAGCGTCGCGGTGGTCTGTATCCAGCTTGTAAAAAAACCTCTCCGGCCTACGGGCGCATGTTCGGCCACGTAGGTAGCCGCGCCTCCGTATTCGCCCCCGAGCGCAAGCCCCTGCACGAGGCGGAGGATCAGCACCAGAATGGGTGCTGCATAGCCGATGCTGGAATAGGAAGGAATGAGGCCGATGAGGAACGTAGAGCCGCCCATGAGCACGAGCGTAAGCAAAAACGTGTATTTCCGACCGATCAAATCGCCAAGGCGGCCGAAGACGAGCGCCCCGAAAGGCCGCACGATAAAGCCCGCCGCGAAAATTGCCAGCGTGTTGATCAGCGCCGAGGCACCGGCGTCGCTCGGGAAGAGCTGCTGCCCGATAATGACCGCCAGGCTGCCGAAAATGTAGAAGTCATACCATTCAATTAATGTACCTAATGAAGATGCAGCGATTACCTGCGTAATGCTTTGTGTAACATTGGATTCGGTGGAACGCATGGGTTTAGGAAAGGTGAGGAATTGAACAATTTAGGTGAATAAGTCACAACCCTCAGTTCATTACTCATAACCCGGACATAAAAAAGCCCCTGAAAATGTTCCAGAGGCAGGTCTTGATTTGCAAACGGATTATCAGAAATCGTCGTCGTCGTCATCGAAATCGTCGAGCCTTCTCAGCAGCTCATCGCCGTCTTCGATCACCACTTCGCGGTCCTCTATATCTTCATCATATTCGTCGATTACCTTTTCATCATCGACATCCTCATCCAGATCTTCATCCTCTTCGTCATCTTCGTACGGATCTTTTTGCGCTACCGTACGGGTCTTTTTTGTGCTCCCTTGGTAGTCAGGGAAAACAGCTGGTTCTAAAATCGCCTCGCTGATGTCAGCAAAGGCCAGTTCTCCACTTTCGCGTATCATGACAGTGTTTTGTTAAATGGTTTCAATTTAAACGTACGACCTAAATTATTAAAATATTCTGCTAGCCTATCTTCTTTGCTGTCGAAAGATTTCATCAATAATTGACACTACAAAAATAATGATTTGGTAAAATGTAAAAACCTCTTGAAATTGCCAGAGATAAAAAAATCGCGGTCTGCTGCCCCGGAATGCCCTGCATGGCCGGTTCGTTTCCATTACATCTGGCTGCAAATGAACACACTTCCCGATACCCGAACCCGTTTTTCCCAATCCTAACCCTTTTGACTGAATGCTGAAAAAATTTGTTCTCATGGGACTGCTCGCGTGTGGTCTTATGCACCGGGGACTCGCCGCCGACGCCGTGCCCGACTCATCCCTGACCGTCAGGAAGACGACCGACTTCAAGGTGAACGGCGAAGGGACTGCCTCCAACTGGTCGGCCGCGCAGTGGTTCAACATCACCGTTCAAAAAGGCCCCAACCAACCCGCGCCCGGCAAGCAATTCCCTACCCGTGTGAAAATACTTTACTCCGAAAAAGGCATGTATTTCCTCTTCGAATGCACCGACCGGAAGCTGACTTCGACGATCATGGAGGACTTTGGCGCGTTGTTCAAAGAGGATGTGGTGGAAGTATTCCTCTGGCCCGACACCTCGGTGCCCATTTACCTTGAATATGAAGTTTCCCCGCTGAACTACGAGCTGGCAATCCTCGTCCCGAATATCAAAGGACGCGCGCAAGGCTGGAAACCATGGCATTACAACGATCGCAAC includes:
- a CDS encoding alpha-amylase family glycosyl hydrolase codes for the protein MPADKPANVPKICYEIFVRSFCDSNGDGIGDLNGIISKLDYLADLGIEAIWLTPIHPSPTYHKYDVVDYYAIEPEYGTMDDFKRLLAGAHARGIAIYLDLIINHTSTLHPWFREARKSKDSPYRQFYWWMTQDQIDHLGISERETSDDSQVVYPWHDNPDDDEKYYGLFYKGMPDLNYHSEPLREEIAKIVHFWLADIGVDGFRLDAARHIYPEWDSEQSITFWDFFSKVVARSNPNAFTVGEVWADTEEVAPYFRNLNATFHFDLSFALQRMLTAGRDEQLVDKLLASFQLFQKYNPLFVNAIMLTNHDQERIGSVVGGDMDKIKLAASILLTLPGQPYLYYGEEIGMLGSKPDPYIREPFLWTAEPDDPQRASWITPEFTTLKTVAPLSEQIGDEASVYQHYRTLIHLRRTEPALSQILAPNLQPVRLSDDRLLAYFRPHVDRSLVVIHNLSDEATEFTMPEDKSLYSEVLFSTDPLHATTLAASRLSPHATVILAPARTRAMRKNQ
- a CDS encoding SMP-30/gluconolactonase/LRE family protein, with protein sequence MAQKSYPTMGKIVYEDPSFEKLLSKDAKIEVLASGFEWSEGPVWVKDGGYLLFSDVPKNKVYKWDEKEGLSVFLEPSGYTGRGVYSDEPGSNGLIIDNKGRLVSCEHGDRRISAMPLQVGGKITLADHFEGKRFNSPNDVVQHSNGDYYFTDPPYGLAKKHEDPTREISQFGVYRIHKDGKVTMQVSDLSRPNGLAFSPDGKTLYVAQSDPEKSIWMAYPMDANGNAGKGKLIYDATPMGKKGIPGLPDGLKIDKDGNLWSSGPGGMLIISPAGKLLGRIEMGELTSNCAWGNDGSTLYMTVDGYVCRIKTNTKGVGW
- a CDS encoding GtrA family protein — protein: MTQIKQNKIFNPKDIIAYFLVAGTGALIQLVSSSLIQDWFNISWSDSIVPSYIIGFFWGFTLTKLFAFDARRSNQTRREMVKFLMVSMVSLFITWAFTIGSSKFLVDYLGMEVYKVKFSFAKKEVNVTEMVCYVIGMGFSFVSNYILHKTFTFKSTGFYNRLKVLIR
- a CDS encoding thiolase family protein is translated as MQTDVFILSASRTPIGSFGGVLSSIHAAKLGATAIQGALSKSGVEPDSVDEVLMGNVVSANLGQAPARQAAIYAGLPVSVICTTVNKVCASGMKAAAFGAQAIQLGDADVVVAGGMENMSQIPYYLPKGRNGYGYGHGEIIDGLLKDGLTDVYDQIGMGVCGDKTALKYNISREAQDEFAIRSYQRSAEATANGSLAGEIVPVEVVSAKGDVTVVAEDEEYKRVKFDKIPALKPVFSKDGTVTAANASTINDGGAALVLAGSRAVNAQNLKPIARIVAFADAEQEPAWFTTTPVLATEKVLKKAGLKISDIDYFEVNEAFAVVALAYMQALDLDVEKVNVFGGAVSLGHPLGASGARIVTTLLSVLEQKNGRYGLAAICNGGGGASAMIVERL
- a CDS encoding DUF6814 family protein, whose protein sequence is MSGLKKILGLLWIALGPVIIVFLFMQAADKIGEAAEGIARTNTTLQWAIIILIFIPICTGLVIFGYYAWKGEYDHLPESSEEL
- a CDS encoding MFS transporter; translation: MRSTESNVTQSITQVIAASSLGTLIEWYDFYIFGSLAVIIGQQLFPSDAGASALINTLAIFAAGFIVRPFGALVFGRLGDLIGRKYTFLLTLVLMGGSTFLIGLIPSYSSIGYAAPILVLILRLVQGLALGGEYGGAATYVAEHAPVGRRGFFTSWIQTTATLGLFLSLGVIVLTKNIMGAEKFADWGWRIPFLVSILLVVVSIYIRMKMHESPVFSKLKAEGKVSANPLKESFQKRANFKMVLVALFGATMGQGVVWYTGQFYAQSFLENTCKLDFNESRYILLWAIVFATPFFVVFGSWSDKVGRKWIMLTGMLLGVLCYRPIYQYFLDATNVTEMQKTMLLSESEPVIERGLVPDKADSLITTTVTKTLTNGMTFKESKVEVITEDVLAEVPAVQTVIKDVTLSRESYIMVILLVFFQVVLVTMVYGPIAAFLVELFPTQIRYTSMSLPYHIGNGVFGGLVPFIATLIASFQGSTPLSGLWYPIGIAALSFVIGAVYIDNRRDENVMD
- a CDS encoding carbohydrate-binding family 9-like protein codes for the protein MLKKFVLMGLLACGLMHRGLAADAVPDSSLTVRKTTDFKVNGEGTASNWSAAQWFNITVQKGPNQPAPGKQFPTRVKILYSEKGMYFLFECTDRKLTSTIMEDFGALFKEDVVEVFLWPDTSVPIYLEYEVSPLNYELAILVPNIKGRAQGWKPWHYNDRNRVQHETSAQGGQKKSMAAVDGWKAEFFIPFALMNPIANAAPKPGEKWRGNFYRIDYDSEPTYYSWQKTGGSFHEFNKFGTLVFE